GTGCGTCGTAAGTGCGTTACTAGAGTTTGCCAATCATTTACTTAAAAACAtacactagggcttcccaggtgggtcagtggtaatgaatccgcctgtcaaggcaggagacatgggttcgatccctgatctgggaagatcccacatgcctcggagcaactaagccagaaTGCCACAattattgagtctgtgctctagagcctggaaaccacaactactgaagcccacatgccctagagccagtgctccgcaacaagagaagccgtcgCAATGAGCAGCCCGtgatcacaactagagagtagtcccccgCTCaaggcagctagagaaaagcccaggcagcaatgaagacccagcacaaccaagagtaaaaacaaataaatagaaaatcactGCGTTTTATGCTTGAAGTGGGCATGCGTAAAATATACTgcaataaagttattaaaaaaaatacatgagagCAGATCTAATATGCTCCCTTAACTGTGTTATTATTACTTGCTTTCGGTGGtagaggaggaggagacatgAGTCAGACACTGGGATTGCTCACAGCCTAGGCCGTGGCAGTCTAGAGTGAGAACCTCTCTGGCCACACATTGTAAAGCTGGAGGCCCACTCTTTGAGGGTGGTAgctattcctttttattgtcacATTCTCCCAAGGCCTATTATatagtaagcattcagtaaatgtttgttgagcaaGGAAAGGTgcaaatgtataaatgaataatgtgctatctcccagagatgttttatttctctaagaTGAGGGGATGAAGTTAGGATGAAAGGGAGGTGGAGGACTAGCAAGGTTCAAAGTACCACTTAGACTCctggacagagagaaaaaaatgcagactCAACCTTAATAGAATTTCCTGTAGTTTCCTGTTCAAATGATTGTCTTTGGTGTTTTCCTTTACCCTTTCTCATCTCGGAGTTTAATCCCCCTTGctgagtcttctccagaactctGTGTCCTCACATCACCTCTGACCAAACCCCAGATGGCCCAGGTCCCTCCCTCAGTCTTCTGACATCGCACCATGTCAGGTGGCCAAGAAGGCCATTGGTGCCCTCTGTTAGAGTTACACTTTTAAGTTATGAGCAAAAGAGCAAGCTCCATGAGTCAGAGAGCCCCAAATATAAATCTCTATTAATCGAGTTGACTATTATAATTAAGTGAGACATAATAGAATTCATCCGGCAGCTATTAATAATATGCACATGGTAATTAGCATTCATAATAAGTACTATTCTGAGCCAACCCAAGCTCTTCTCTTTGGTAGTTTCCTGTAATCATGCCTGACAGCTTCCTGTAACCTGCAGTTTGTTCCTAAAGTCAGATGCCCTGGCACCCCAACTCTGAAAAAGATAAAGTGAGGTGGAGAGGGCTCTGGATGTCATCCAGAGGAGGAGGATTTGGGGGGGATAGGGGTGTATGGCAGAGGTATAGCCAGGTGTGGGAGAAGGTGGGTAGGACATCGTTATCAGCCTGCACtgacccctctctctcccccttttgttTCCATACCAGCCATCTCATACGTTGTCACTGTCTTCACTGGGGATGTCCGGGGGGCCGGGACCAAATCCAAAATCTACTTGGTCATGTATGGGGCCCGAGGGAATAAGAACAGCGGGAAGATCTTCCTGGAGGGCGGTGTGTTTGACCGTGGCCGCACAGATATCTTCAACATTGAGTTGGCAGTCCTCCTCAGCCCCCTGAGCCGGGTCTCCATTGGACACGGCAATGTGGGCGTCAACAGAGGCTGGTACTGTGAGAAGGTAAGGGAGACCCTGGCCTGATTCAGACACCCTCCTTACTTTGCAggctgttgttttgttgttttagtcaccaagtcacgtctgactcttttgtgaccccatggaatacagcccaccaggctcctctgtccatgggattttccaggcaagaataccggagtgggtggccatttccttctccaagggatcttcccagcccagggactgaaccagagtctcctgaattggcaggcagcttctttactgctgaccctTAACACAGTAAGATgcactttaccactgagccaccagggaaacccctcacTTGCAGCTACAAACTCTAATGTGAATCCTACTTCCTACTGCCTTTGGACGAGTTACAAAGCACATGGGAAATCCCTTTCACGGGGACGCTGGGATGGTAACATGCCCATCTCTCATGTCTAGCTGATGGTCGGGAATGCGGGCTGCTCTGTACACGCAACCAGGGACCAGACACAGGGTAGGCGATCCGGGGTGTTCAGCTGATGGTTATAGTCTGTCCTGATTCCTGATGCAGTGTTccactttagtttttaaatggcTCCAtcaacaagtatttttaaatacatgattTTAATTGTGGAATACTTATGCTTTAAAGAGTATACATAATAAAAGTAAGATATAGAGAATGATTTAAAAGCTCAAATGCTAATTTTGCCTACCACTTAACTTATAAGAACATTTCCAATGCTTCTGAAACTCCTCTGTGTCTTTCCCCAATCatataattctctctctctcaaagaaCGTATACTATTAAGAATTTTGTCTAGGCGTATATTGTTGGTTACTGGCAGTTTTCACTCAACATTATGCTTTAGAGATCATCTGAATTGACAGCAGAAGCCGTAGACCATCCCTTTCCCATCTACTCCATTGCATGAATTGATTTCAACTTATTTGTCTATTCTTCTATTCATGGACATTTGGGGGttgttttttgatttttgctACTATAAACAATACTTCCATGAAATTATTGTATGTACATCTTTGTACAAATATGCCGGAGCATCTCAGGATGGAAGTTCTAGGCTGTAAGGTAAGTGAATCCAGTTCTGAAGCTTCATTGTTTCCAAAGAATTCTagtttgttttccaaagtagttgcaCCATTTTATTCTATCAGCCATTTATATGACATATTTTGTTCCAGACATCCTTGTCCACACTAGATATTGCCTGAATTTTAAATGTGCACCATTTTGGGTGTATAAACTGATCttcatgtgtttttaatttttattttcatgattactACTGAAGTTGAACATCTCTTCATTTCTTTACTGtccattcatatttctttttatggaaaatgcctgttcatgtcttttgctgatttttctgTTGAATAATCTATTGCTGGATTTATTTTCAGGAGTTCTTTATTAAATCCAGATAGTAATTCTTTATTGatagtattgttgttgttgttgttgttgttcggtcaccaagtcatgtccagctctctgtgaccccatgaactgcagcataccaggctcccctgtccttcactatcttcctgagcttgctcaaactcatgtccatagagtcagtgaagccatccaaccatcttatcctctattgcctccttcttctcttcccctcagtctttcccagcatcagtgtcttttccaatgaatcaactctttgcatcaggtggccaacgtactggagcttcagcttcagcatcagtccttccaatgaatattcagggttgatttccttaaggattgactggtttgatctccttgcagtccaatggactcccaagagtcttctccagcaccacattttgaaatcatcaattctttggtgctcagctttgtttatggttcaactctcacatctgtacataactactgggaaaaccacagctttcactatgtggacttttgttggtaaattgatatctctgttttttactacactgtctaggtttgtcatagcttttcttccaaggagcaaacgtcttttaatttcatggctgcaattgccatctgcagtgattttggagcccaagcaaataaaatctgccactgtttccactttcttaCCTTCtactggccatgaagtgatgggactggatgccaagatctttgttttttttttaatgtggggttaagccagctttttcactcttctctttcaccctcaccaagaggctctttagttcctcttcgatttctgcctttagggtggtgtcatctgcgtatctgaggttattgatatttctcctggcaatcttgattccagcttgtgcttcatccagtctgacatttcacatgatgtactctgcatataagttaaataagcagggtgacaatatatagccttgacatactcctttcccaatttggaaccagtctgttgttccatgtccagtactaactgttgtttcttgtcctgaatacaggtttctcaggaggcaagtaaggtggtctagtattgaTAGTATTGTTGATAGTATATGTTCAAGTATCTTTGTGTAGCTTGCCATGTTTTTTGAAGGAGAGGagatttaaattaaaagtaatctgtcttatcttttcctttatggttaatgcattttgaaagaaattttactTCTCCTAAAGTTCTAAGGACATTTTCCTACATCCTCTTCTAAAATTTGTAGAGtttggttttcttatttatatgtttacatCTTTAATATATCAGGCATTGATATTTGAATGAGGTGGGGATccaactttctctttttctatatagatatttaaatgccccaccaacatttattgaaggaCTTTAAGAATCacttggaattatttttaaaaatagaatcttgGGCTCAAACCCaaacctactgagtcagaatttCCAGGTAATCTGGGTATTTATACATGCTTTAGGTAATTGTTATCATTAAAGAAGTCTAGGAAGCCCTGGATAACTAAGTAATAATACTTCCCCCACTATTCTGAAAGAGCGACTGTCACATGTCAAATTCCCCAAATGTATGATTTGTTTTGGAGCTTTCTAGGCTGTTCCATTTATTGATTTAGTTTATTCCTGCACTAATGCATTACTCACTATCTTCACTTTACACCTTTACACTAAGTCTTGGTATCTGCTAGGGAAAATTTGCCCACTTTATCCTTCTTCATCAGGTATATATTGACCTATCCATGAGCCTTTATCTTccataattttagaatttttttgccAAGTTCCATGAAGAACTGTTGAATAGAATGCAACTGGGTCTGTAAACTTATTTGGAAGAACTGACATTGTTACTCTACTAACTTTTCCTACTTATGATCATATAGTACCCCttaaaatttaggtctttaataatTTCAgtgtagttttatatttttcttaacaaaGGTCTTGTGTGTCTTTGTAAATATATTCATAGAGACTTTTGTTGCTATTATAAGTGATAtctctttaaaaactgtttatatatattttttgctggTATAGACAAACATAGAAGTACTTTTGTATATTAAGTTTACATATAGTTATGTTGCTAAACTCTATTACTAAGACTGATCATTTGTCTATAGTTTTATTGTTAAGAGTTTTTATTCTGAGTTGGTGTTAAACTTTATCTACTGCTTTTTATGTACTTAATTAGATTAtcaaatggtttttcttttttatttattatggtgAATTACCAGTTCTTATGGTAGACCAACTCTGAATTTCTATAAGTCAAACTTGGTcataatgaattttaattttatgtttctgaAATTGATTGTCCAACATTTTATATAGAATGTATTATGTATTAATGTCCATGAGTGACATTGGCCCttgattttcctttctcataCAGTCCTTGTGAGGTTTGATCTTAGAATAAAATGAGAagcatttttttctcctgaaagaaggtattaaaaaaaaatccagtgatcTGGTCAAGATAGTGTGGGATTGTGTGTGCACAcctgtgagagaaagagaagaattactgatttaaaaaaagaaagttgtgtttttattttcttacttataAAATTGGGGCTTCtgaagtggcttagtggtaaaagaaactgtctgcaatgcaggagatatatgAGTCAcaagtttgatcctgggttgggaagatcccctcaaggaggaaatgacaacccactccaatattcttgctgggaaaaatctcatgggcagagaagcctggctgttATAGAATTAttcaagttttcattttctgttgaaTCTGAATGAGCTATGTTTTTCTTGGAATGCGTGTATTTGTAGACTTCAAATGTCCTGATATAAAGTCATGTACAGTATTCTCTTACCTTTTAGCCTCCACTACATCTGTAATTATAATCTTATTTTCATTCCTAACATCATTTATTCAGatattcttgcttttttaaaatataattctcataAAAGTATATTTAGTCCTTTCATATAAccaacatttttctttgtttacattctattatatctttattttctattttattgttctttattaGCTCTTCTAAATTTCTCTGGGTTTCAgctgttgctatttttttaataaattcttaaatTGTATTCTTAGTTTATTCAATTTCAGCCTTCTTCTTTTCTCATAGTATAAATGTTGATACTATAATTTTCTCTCAAAGTAGTGCTGTACCTGTTCCCCTCATGTTATATTTCTGCTATCATTCAGTTTGATTTTAttgtttcactttaaaattcaACTTTGCTGAGTTATAACTagcataaataaaaatgcattattttgaaCTGTATTGCTCTATGAGTTTTAATGAATTCATGTACACTCATGTAACCATTTCCAGAactaatatatgaaatatttccatttcccaACCTGTTCCTTGTTCTCCCTCCCAGTCAGTTTCCACAATTCCAAGCAACCACCGATCCCATTTAAGTCATTAAAGATTAAATCTGTCTTTTCTAGCATTGTCTCATGTGTTagtacttctttctttttattgttaagtaGTATCCCATTGTAAGGGtatacacattttgtttatttattcaaccaTTCATGTATGTTTAGGTCATTtccaggtttttgttgttgttgctattatgaataaagtgctatgaacattcatgtccaagtctttttaTGGgcatgtttgtaatttttttgggtaaatacctaagagtggaatttctGTATTCTATGGTAAATATACATTTAACTTACAAAAGTCTTTTAGACTGTTTTCAAAGTGGCTATACAATTTTGTATGCCCACCAGCATTGTATGAAAATCCCAGTTGTTTTATATCCTCACCATCATTCAGTAAtgccatctttaaaatttttagatattCTTATGGATATGTAAcggaatttaattttgttttaatctacATGCCTCTGATGACCAATTACATtgaacattattttttcatatgcttattgatatttgtatatcttcttttccttttaccacttttaaattttttatctttttattgttgaattatgagttctttgtgtattcttgatACAAGTTCTATGACAGAACTATCTATAGCTATGTatgaatatgtaatatataattgtgataaataatatgtattttatatatgatgttcaactctttgggatcccatggatggtagcctaccagactcctgtgtccatgaaattcttcaggcaagaatactggagtgggtggccattcccttctccaggggatcttcccgacccagggatcaaacctgggtctcctgcattgaagccAGATTcattactatctgagccaccagggaagcccatgatatatattatatataaacaatCTCCCAGTATGTGGGTTGccttatcattttcattttttttaatttattttttatttgaagccaaattgctttaaaatgtgttggtttctgccatacaacaacactaatcagtcataattacacatgtgtgtgctcagttgctcagttgtgtccgactctttgcaaccctatggactgtaacctgccaagttcctctgtccatgagattctccaggcaagaatcctggagggggttgccatgctctcctccaggggatcttcccaacccatggatcaaacccacatctcctgcactgtacacatatcctttaccactgagccaccggggaagacccagttttatatatgtatacccCCTCTCTTTGgagcctccttcccttcccccactcccacccctctaggtcaggctgggctccctgtattTTActgcaacttcccactagctagctattttacacatgatagtgtatacaTGTTTAAGCTTTCTCAACTCAACCCACCCAGTCTTTCCCCTGCTgcatccacaagtccattctctacatctgtgtcttcattccttctctgcaaataggttcatccgtcccattttcctagattccatatatatgagttaatatacgatacttgttttttgtctttctgactgactttactCTGTACGAGAGGCTCAAGGTTCATCCAACTCAtcacaactgactcaaattcattccttttcatggctgagtaacatttcattgtatatacataccactcatccattgatggacatctaggttgcttccatgccctggttattgtaaatagtactgtaGTGAACATTGggctacatgtgtctttttttcattatgattttctcatggtatatgcccagtagtggggttgctgggtcgtatggtaatttattcctagtttttaaaggaatctccattctgttcataatttgccttttcattttcttaatgttttagaAGAGCAGAAGCTTTCAATATTGATGAAAGGCAATTTATCgattttttcttctatgatttgtgcTTTTTAGGTTCTTATTTGTCATTCCATTTGAAATTTGTTCATTacccattatttattttgaaatgtaatttttagGTTCCAAATACATATTGCtttctatgtttttgttttttatttcaatattgttTTAATCAGGAAACATTAATGATGCTATTTAAGTTTTTGAGATATACTTTACAATGCATTTCAACCTATGCACATGTTCCAAGAGCTGAATTtaagattttgattttatttataaattcagcTCGCTACTTTTGTTATTTGAATCTTCTGTCCCCTTAAtagcattttgtctttttgatttaTAAAGACAGATGTGTTGAAATTTCCAATGTCAATGGtagatatttaaatttcttaCTATAGAACTAACAATTTTCGCTGTATATGGTTTGAAGCTACATTATGAAATATAGAGCTATTTTAATCTTCTGGTGAATTGAATCTATGCCACAACCCAATCTGATACTATCTTCTTCATAAATTTAGTCCGCTTGTATTTATTATAATGACTGACATGTCCATTTGTCCTGCTTTtacttttcctccctttttttgATAAATTGATTGGTTTCCTTGATAGTGATTTGGAAACTATACACTATTTCTGGTTTTTTAGTGGTTACTGTTGAAATGTTAGCATACATACTTACTGTGAAAAGACCTAAATTTAATCaccatctctgtttctctcttagACAAGTCAAGAATCTCAGAAATTTCTAATGATAATAATCCTGCATCTAGGTTGTATGCTATTTTTGCCTAGTattttagttctattttaaattatttttaaatccacaCATTATATGTTGTTTTGTAGAGTCATTATTTGCTCAGATTTGCCAGTGTGTTTGCTTGCCAATTCTTCTCGCATTGAAGACCTATTTTCTGGTGtcagttttcttcttcctgctaAACTTCCTTTAGAAGTTCCTTTGGTTAAATAAGGTCTATCAGTGGTAAACTCCATTTTAGttaatctgaaaattattttctttcattttcattcctgaaAGAAGTTTTGGAATATAGAACTCTAGACTGAATTCTAATTCCCTTATCCCGTAATATCATCTGGCTTCTGTTAGTCCAGTTGtcatctgtctttttttctcttgatgttCCTAAGATCCCTGTCTTTGGCATTCTGATGCTTCTCCTCGAAGCAGCTGGGTGTGTCTGGGTTAGATAGACTGCCATGTTCTAAACCTATGATTTCAGAATATGAGTAGAGATGGATAAGGTGTAGGAGAGAAGGTTGAATAGGGATCAAGCCCTGAAGAGGGTAGTTCATTTTTGTATTAAATTAtagatattaattattatttatgtgATTGACTTTTTCCACAAGACAAATGTAGGGTATTAATTTAATATTCTAGTTGTTTGGTTCAGACTGAGATTTTAGGATGCACATAAGGAAATATGGTGTTCAAAAACAGTGTGTGTATAGAGAAAAATGTTTGATATTTGTGCTAGTAAATTGGAGAATGGATGATACCTACTTGGGAAGATTTCTTAGAGGAGGTATTTCTATGAGATAGGCTATACTACCCTAAAGGTGGAGCTAAGAAGGCTGTTGAACATTGCAAGGAAGTCCCGATCAGGGGACTTGCTGCAGAAGATGTCATCTTCTCCCCCAGGTGGTGATTCTGTGCCCCTTCACTGGCATCCAGCAGACCTTCCCTTGCAGCAACTGGCTGGATGAGAAGAAGGCAGATGGACTGATCGAGAGGCAGCTCTATGAGATGGTGTCTCTCAGGAAGAAGAGATTGAAAAGTAGGTGGAGGGGCCTGGAGCCAACAAAGGCCAGGATGTCAAACCACTGGGTACTCCTGCTTCTCAATTTTCCTCTGGAAAGGAAAGGGTCCCCCAGGGAGCTCAGTTCTCCAAGGTACAGGCCACACAGAGTTATATTCATGGCACCGAGGCTGATACTCCAGCAGCCCCAAATTGATACGCTGCTGTGATGGGCTAGTTGTTGAACTGAATGGTCGAACAGTGAGCTCTCTGAATGTACTGGCCACAGTCTGGGTGGAGTCTATTCTTTCCCCTACTTAAAACTTACTAGCTGACTCTCACCAGGAGACACAGACCTAAGGAGCAGACTTTTAGACTCagtgggggaaggcgagggtgggatgatttgagagaataacattgaaacatattcattaccatatgtgaaatagatgaccagtgcgaGTTCAATACACAaagcagggaacccaaagctggtgttCTGGAACAAGctagaggggtagggtggggagggatatgcgaagggggttcaggatgagggggtacatgtatacctatggctgattcatgctgatgtatggcaaaacccaccacaatattgtaaagttttaattttccaattaaaataaagtaattaactTTAAAGAAAGGAACATTAAGGCACACACTTTCAAATAGCAAGGAATCCTTCATTTCCCAAATTTGGTACTTGCTATTATATAATGGGAGAGTGAGACAAACTGCACACAACCTGCATTTCAGTCTTGATCACCTTTGATGTGCTCATTTTCCCCACTGGAAGCATGAaaatcttttcacttttttgagtTTATGATGCAACTGGACCTATCTCTGCAGAATTCCCATGGTCCCTGTGGGTCTGGACGACTGACTTGAAGAAAGCTGGTTCCAACTCTCCTATCTTCATCCAGATTTATGGGCAGAAGGGACGGACAGATGAGATCCTTCTGAATCCCAACAACAAGTGGTTCAAACCCGGCATAATTGAGAAATTTAGGGTAGGAAGGAAGTGtgatggggtgggatggaggaagGGGTGTAAGATGCGTTTGTCATGGGATTCTGGTTTTCAAACCCAGGTTTGGATCAAGTGTGAAGACAAAAAGGTAAAATAGAGTCCCCAGACCCCTGCAGGAGTGCCACATTTAATCTACAGGCAATGCACTGGGGTGCAAAGATCTGGCCCTTTATCTGAATCAAACAGTTCCAAATCAATCACGGGAGAAGAAGCAAGTATGGAATGGCTTTGGACATCCAGGAGCCTGGCGACTTGGGGAATCACTGTAGAACAGAGACCCTGAGCACAGTTAGGGTCAAAGAGCCCAACCTGGACTGAATTAGAGTGAGCAGCCAATTTAAGGGAAAGTATACATTTTAGAACAGTTAAAAATAAGTTCAGCTTTAAATTTTCAATATGTATACAAGTAGAGCAAGGCTTGTTTTGCCAATGGAAGTGCTGCTCTGACCTTTAGGTAAgaataattttgtcatttgcgGCTCTCTTTTCGGAGCACCCTGTTGGAGCTTCTATTATACCTTCAGTTCATTGCTCGTTATGTATTTGTCTTCTCAGTTAGACTTTGAGCCCCTGGGAGAGGGCATGACCACTGTATTGATCTTTTTGTCTGTTTCAGCGCCCAGCAGAGTCCTGGGGCTGTGGGCCTGTGTTAATTTGCAGGGCTGCCATATAGATTTTGTAACTGAAAGCTTATCATTTGGAAGATTTCCTTTAGTCAGGATCCTACTGTGGGTcagttatttttgttcagtttcaCCAGCCCCGGCTGAACCCTAGATCTGCAGCTGTCTCGCCCTCATGTGCCATTGGTTAAAGGAGCACAAGAAGATAGAGTATATGAAGGTGGTTTGAAGTAAACCCTACCTTGATGCTGAAAAAACAACTCAAAGCAGATGCCCTCCTGGCAGGGGCTCAGCTATGAGGATAAATTCATTTCACTTGATTCTGTCCATTCAAACCTTGATATTTCTCACCATAGATTGAGCTCCCAGACCTTGGCAGGTTTTATAAGATTCGGGCATGGCATGATAAAAGGAATCCTGGTTCTGGATGGCATTTAGAAAAGGTGAGATGACCATT
The sequence above is a segment of the Odocoileus virginianus isolate 20LAN1187 ecotype Illinois chromosome 22, Ovbor_1.2, whole genome shotgun sequence genome. Coding sequences within it:
- the LOC139030333 gene encoding lipoxygenase homology domain-containing protein 1-like is translated as MPQIVIEDIGNKRKYDFPLNRWLALDEDDGKIQRDILVGGAETTAISYVVTVFTGDVRGAGTKSKIYLVMYGARGNKNSGKIFLEGGVFDRGRTDIFNIELAVLLSPLSRVSIGHGNVGVNRGWYCEKVRETLA